Proteins encoded by one window of Camelus bactrianus isolate YW-2024 breed Bactrian camel chromosome 9, ASM4877302v1, whole genome shotgun sequence:
- the AP4B1 gene encoding AP-4 complex subunit beta-1: protein MPYLGSEDVVKELKKALCNPHIQADRLRYRNVIQRVIRHMTQGLDMSGVFMEMVKASATVDIVQKKLVYLYMCTYAPLKPDLALLAINTLCKDCSDPNPMVRGLALRSMCSLRMPGVQEYIQQPILNGLRDKASYVRRVAVLGCAKMHNLHGDSEVDGALVNELYSLLRDQDPIVVVNCLRSLEEILKQEGGVVINKPIAHHLLNRMSKLDQWGQAEVLNFLLRYQPRSEEELFDILNLLDSFLKSSSPGVVMGAAKLFLILAKKFPHVQTDVLMQVKGPLLAACSSESRELCFAALCHVRQILHSLPGHFSSHYKKFFCSYSEPHYIKLQKVEVLCELVNDENVQQVLEELRGYCTDVSADFAQAAVFAIGGIARTYTDQCVQILTELLGLRQEHITTVVVQTFRDLVWLCPQCTEAVCQALPGCEEHIQDSEGKQALIWLLGIHGERIPNAPYVLEDFVENVKSETFPAVKMELLTALLRLFLSRPAECQDTLGRLLHYCIEEEKDMAVRDRGLFYYRLLLAGVDEVKWILCSPKSDPSLGLLEDQAERPVNSWASDFNTLVPVYGKARWATISKCRGVEHHGPELPNASCATSGPLVPAENKERVQDLPDSGALMLVPSRQLTAECFEKTWLSLKVAHQQVFPWQGMVHPDTLQMALQVVNIQTIAMSRAGAQPWKAYLSAQDDTGCLFLTELLLEPENLEMQVSVKQSKTRTETLHSFISVLETVIGTIGDFKS from the exons ATGCCGTACCTTGGCTCCGAGGACGTGGTGAAGGAGCTGAAGAAGGCTCTGTGTAACCCTCACATTCAGGCTGATAGGCTGCGCTATCGGAATGTCATCCAGCGAGTGATTAG GCACATGACTCAGGGCTTGGACATGTCTGGTGTTTTCATGGAAATGGTGAAGGCCAGTGCCACTGTAGATATTGTTCAGAAGAAGTTGGTTTATCTGTACATGTGTACCTATGCCCCTCTGAAACCAGATCTGGCTCTCCTGGCCATCAATACACTGTGCAAAGACTGTTCGGACCCCAACCCGATGGTGCGAGGGCTGGCACTACGGAGCATGTGTAGCCTCAG GATGCCTGGTGTGCAGGAATATATCCAGCAGCCAATTCTCAACGGTCTGCGGGATAAGGCTTCGTATGTCAGGAGGGTAGCAGTCCTTGGTTGTGCCAAGATGCATAATCTTCATGGAGATTCTGAAGTGG ATGGTGCCCTGGTAAATGAATTATATAGTTTGCTACGTGACCAGGATCCAATTGTGGTTGTAAACTGCTTGAGGTCTCTGGAGGAAATTCTGAAACAGGAAGGAGGTGTTGTCATCAATAAGCCCATCGCCCACCATCTCTTAAATCG AATGTCAAAACTGGACCAATGGGGCCAGGCTGAAGTACTGAACTTTCTGCTGCGCTACCAACCCCGCAGTGAGGAGGAGCTGTTTGACATTCTCAATCTGTTGGACAGTTTTCTCAAGAGCAGCAGCCCAGGGGTGGTGATGGGAGCCGCCAAACTCTTTCTGATCTTGGCCAAAAAATTCCCCCATGTTCAAACTGATGTGCTCATGCAGGTCAAGGGACCTTTGCTGGCTGCCTGTTCTTCTGAGAGCCGTGAGCTCTGTTTCGCCGCCCTCTGTCATGTACGCCAGATCCTGCATAGTTTGCCGGGTCACTTTAGCAGCCACTACAAAAAGTTTTTTTGCTCCTACTCGGAGCCCCACTACATCAAGCTCCAGAAGGTGGAGGTGCTGTGTGAGCTGGTGAACGATGAGAACGTGCAGCAGGTGCTGGAGGAGCTCCGCGGGTACTGCACCGATGTGTCTGCTGACTTTGCACAGGCCGCCGTCTTTGCCATAG GTGGCATTGCCAGGACCTATACAGATCAGTGTGTGCAGATTCTAACAGAGCTGCTGGGACTTCGGCAAGAGCACATCACCACAG TGGTGGTGCAGACTTTCCGAGACCTGGTTTGGCTGTGTCCCCAGTGTACGGAAGCCGTGTGTCAGGCCCTGCCCGGCTGTGAGGAGCACATTCAGGACAGCGAG GGGAAGCAGGCGCTGATTTGGCTCCTGGGCATCCATGGGGAACGAATTCCCAATGCTCCTTATGTGTTGGAGGACTTTGTAGAGAACGTGAAGTCAGAGACGTTTCCAGCTGTTAAGATGGAGCTGCTCACGGCACTGCTGCGCCTTTTCCTCTCCCGACCGGCCGAGTGTCAGGACACGCTGGGCCGTTTGCTGCATTACTGCATAG aggaagaaaaagatatGGCCGTACGGGACCGAGGTCTCTTCTATTATCGCCTCCTCTTAGCTGGTGTAGACGAAGTGAAGTGGATCCTGTGCAGCCCTAAGTCTGACCCTTCTCTTGGACTTTTGGAGGATCAGGCAGAAAGACCTGTGAACAGCTGGGCCTCCGACTTCAACACACTGGTGCCAGTATATGGCAAAGCCCGCTGGGCAACCATCTCCAAGTGCCGAGGGGTAGAGCATCATGGCCCAGAGCTTCCTAATGCATCCTGTGCCACATCAG GACCCCTGGTTCCTGCAGAGAACAAGGAGAGGGTACAAGATCTCCCCGATTCCGGAGCCCTCATGCTAGTCCCCAGTCGTCAGCTAACTGCTGAGTGTTTTGAGAAAACTTGGCTTAGCCTCAAAGTTGCTCATCAGCAAGTGTTCCCGTGGCAGGGAATGGTCCATCCTGACACCCTCCAGATGGCCCTGCAAGTGGTGAACATCCAGACCATCGCCATGAGCAGGGCTGGGGCGCAGCCGTGGAAAGCCTACCTCAGTGCTCAGGACGATACTGGCTGTCTGTTCCTAACAGAACTGCTGTTGGAGCCCGAGAACTTAGAAATGCAGGTCTCTGTGAAACAAAGCAAGACGAGGACAGAGACACTGCacagttttatttctgtattagAAACTGTGATTGGAACAATTGGAGACTTTAAATCCTAA
- the DCLRE1B gene encoding 5' exonuclease Apollo isoform X2 — protein MNGVLIPHTPIAVDFWSLRRASSARLFFLSHMHSDHTVGLSSTWTRPVYCSPITAYLLHRHLQVSKQWIRALEIGESHVLPLDEIGRETMTVTLIDANHCPGSVMFLFEGYFGTILYTGLYSLGKESLLEQLALEFRTWVVLSPRRLELVQLLGLADVFTVEEKAGRIHAVDHMEICYSAMLRWNQTHPTIAILPTSRKIYRSHPNIHIIPYSDHSSYSELRAFVTALKPCQVVPIVSRQPCRDYFQDSLSPRLSVPLIPDSVQQYMSSSSRKPSCLWLLLERKLRKLRTQGVMFESLEENADHSQADPDSKKTKNENLSGDLAKQRSHHPLQIKKQWFPDVCSKEWEGAVPSTESQKTGTVLTAPSGFSVHLRSKDEEFLSLETGEEIGGGPYLIGKEDNEDSTATGNQRAWMDQDSSLSHSSKAASLLAPEVRGLALKYLLTPVKFLQAGFSSRGFDQQAEKYHKLLPQYRQESMQ, from the exons ATGAACGGGGTCCTGATCCCTCATACGCCCATCGCCGTGGACTTTTGGAGCCTGCGCCGGGCTAGCTCCGCCCGGCTTTTCTTCTTGTCCCACATGCACTCGGACCACACCGTGGGTCTGTCTAGCACCTGGACCCGGCCGGTCTATTGCTCCCCAATCACTGCTTACCTCTTGCATCGTCACCTACAG GTGTCTAAGCAGTGGATCCGAGCCCTGGAGATTGGTGAGAGCCATGTCCTGCCTCTAGATGAAATTGGACGTGAGACCATGACTGTAACCCTTATTGATGCCAATCACTGCCCTGGCTCCGTTATGTTTCTCTTTGAAGGATACTTTGGAACCATCCTCTACACAG GACTCTATAGCCTGGGGAAAGAGTCACTGCTGGAGCAGCTGGCCCTGGAGTTTCGGACTTGGGTGGTTTTGAGTCCCCGGCGCCTGGAGTTGGTGCAGCTGCTGGGCCTGGCAGATGTGTTCACGGTGGAGGAGAAGGCTGGCCGCATCCATGCCGTGGACCATATGGAAATCTGCTATTCTGCCATGCTGCGCTGGAACCAGACCCACCCCACCATTGCTATCCTCCCCACCAGTCGGAAAATCTACCGCTCCCACCCCAATATCCACATCATCCCTTACTCTGACCATTCCTCCTACTCTGAGCTGCGTGCCTTTGTCACGGCACTGAAGCCTTGCCAGGTGGTGCCCATTGTCAGTCGACAACCCTGTAGGGACTACTTTCAGGAcagcctgagccccaggctctccGTGCCCCTAATTCCAGACTCTGTGCAGCAGTACATGAGTTCCTCCTCTAGAAAACCAAGTTGTCTCTGGCTGTTGTTAGAAAGGAAGCTAAGGAAACTGAGAACCCAGGGTGTCATGTTTGAATCACTTGAGGAAAATGCAGACCACTCTCAAGCTGACCCGGACTCAAAAAAGACCAAGAATGAGAACCTTTCTGGGGACCTTGCAAAGCAGCGCTCCCACCATCCTTTGCAGATCAAGAAACAGTGGTTCCCAGACGTCTGCAGCAAAGAATGGGAGGGGGCAGTCCCTTCCACTGAGTCCCAGAAGACGGGGACTGTATTGACTGCCCCTTCGGGGTTTTCAGTGCACTTAAGGTCTAAAGATGAGGAATTTCTCTCCCTGGAAACTGGAGAGGAAATCGGTGGAGGGCCCTACTTGATAGGCAAGGAAGACAATGAGGACTCAACAGCCACAGGGAACCAGAGAGCCTGGATGGACCAGGATTCTTCCCTGTCTCATAGCAGCAAGGCTGCCTCTCTTCTGGCTCCCGAGGTCAGGGGCCTGGCACTAAAATACCTTCTGACTCCAGTGAAATTTCTCCAGGCAGGGTTCTCTTCCAGGGGCTTTGACCAGCaagcagaaaaataccataaactcTTGCCTCAGTACCGACAGGAGAGTATGCAATGA
- the DCLRE1B gene encoding 5' exonuclease Apollo isoform X1 has product MNGVLIPHTPIAVDFWSLRRASSARLFFLSHMHSDHTVGLSSTWTRPVYCSPITAYLLHRHLQVSKQWIRALEIGESHVLPLDEIGRETMTVTLIDANHCPGSVMFLFEGYFGTILYTGDFRYTPSMLKEPALRQGKQIHTLYLDNTNCNPALVLPSQQEATRQIIELIRKYPLHNIKIGLYSLGKESLLEQLALEFRTWVVLSPRRLELVQLLGLADVFTVEEKAGRIHAVDHMEICYSAMLRWNQTHPTIAILPTSRKIYRSHPNIHIIPYSDHSSYSELRAFVTALKPCQVVPIVSRQPCRDYFQDSLSPRLSVPLIPDSVQQYMSSSSRKPSCLWLLLERKLRKLRTQGVMFESLEENADHSQADPDSKKTKNENLSGDLAKQRSHHPLQIKKQWFPDVCSKEWEGAVPSTESQKTGTVLTAPSGFSVHLRSKDEEFLSLETGEEIGGGPYLIGKEDNEDSTATGNQRAWMDQDSSLSHSSKAASLLAPEVRGLALKYLLTPVKFLQAGFSSRGFDQQAEKYHKLLPQYRQESMQ; this is encoded by the exons ATGAACGGGGTCCTGATCCCTCATACGCCCATCGCCGTGGACTTTTGGAGCCTGCGCCGGGCTAGCTCCGCCCGGCTTTTCTTCTTGTCCCACATGCACTCGGACCACACCGTGGGTCTGTCTAGCACCTGGACCCGGCCGGTCTATTGCTCCCCAATCACTGCTTACCTCTTGCATCGTCACCTACAG GTGTCTAAGCAGTGGATCCGAGCCCTGGAGATTGGTGAGAGCCATGTCCTGCCTCTAGATGAAATTGGACGTGAGACCATGACTGTAACCCTTATTGATGCCAATCACTGCCCTGGCTCCGTTATGTTTCTCTTTGAAGGATACTTTGGAACCATCCTCTACACAG GTGACTTTCGGTACACACCATCCATGCTAAAGGAGCCAGCTCTGAGGCAGGGGAAACAGATCCACACCTTATACCTAGACAATACCAATTGCAATCCAGCCCTGGTTCTTCCTTCCCAACAAGAAGCTACCCGCCAGATTATTGAGCTCATTCGAAAGTACCCACTACATAACATAAAAATTG GACTCTATAGCCTGGGGAAAGAGTCACTGCTGGAGCAGCTGGCCCTGGAGTTTCGGACTTGGGTGGTTTTGAGTCCCCGGCGCCTGGAGTTGGTGCAGCTGCTGGGCCTGGCAGATGTGTTCACGGTGGAGGAGAAGGCTGGCCGCATCCATGCCGTGGACCATATGGAAATCTGCTATTCTGCCATGCTGCGCTGGAACCAGACCCACCCCACCATTGCTATCCTCCCCACCAGTCGGAAAATCTACCGCTCCCACCCCAATATCCACATCATCCCTTACTCTGACCATTCCTCCTACTCTGAGCTGCGTGCCTTTGTCACGGCACTGAAGCCTTGCCAGGTGGTGCCCATTGTCAGTCGACAACCCTGTAGGGACTACTTTCAGGAcagcctgagccccaggctctccGTGCCCCTAATTCCAGACTCTGTGCAGCAGTACATGAGTTCCTCCTCTAGAAAACCAAGTTGTCTCTGGCTGTTGTTAGAAAGGAAGCTAAGGAAACTGAGAACCCAGGGTGTCATGTTTGAATCACTTGAGGAAAATGCAGACCACTCTCAAGCTGACCCGGACTCAAAAAAGACCAAGAATGAGAACCTTTCTGGGGACCTTGCAAAGCAGCGCTCCCACCATCCTTTGCAGATCAAGAAACAGTGGTTCCCAGACGTCTGCAGCAAAGAATGGGAGGGGGCAGTCCCTTCCACTGAGTCCCAGAAGACGGGGACTGTATTGACTGCCCCTTCGGGGTTTTCAGTGCACTTAAGGTCTAAAGATGAGGAATTTCTCTCCCTGGAAACTGGAGAGGAAATCGGTGGAGGGCCCTACTTGATAGGCAAGGAAGACAATGAGGACTCAACAGCCACAGGGAACCAGAGAGCCTGGATGGACCAGGATTCTTCCCTGTCTCATAGCAGCAAGGCTGCCTCTCTTCTGGCTCCCGAGGTCAGGGGCCTGGCACTAAAATACCTTCTGACTCCAGTGAAATTTCTCCAGGCAGGGTTCTCTTCCAGGGGCTTTGACCAGCaagcagaaaaataccataaactcTTGCCTCAGTACCGACAGGAGAGTATGCAATGA